In Trichoplusia ni isolate ovarian cell line Hi5 chromosome 7, tn1, whole genome shotgun sequence, a single genomic region encodes these proteins:
- the LOC113495938 gene encoding brachyurin-like, with protein sequence MQTLVLFLCGLFVFVENAVPFSEQNAAFGYIKNIGIPLAEKIRKAEESSRIIGGVPAALGQYPYQAGLLGEIVVDGGTANSVCGGTLVSASRILTAAHCWFDGVHQAWRLTVVLGSVRLFSGGTRVQTSAVAVHPNWNPGLIRNDLAVVYLSGPVALSGTISPISLPSGSELFESFAGTRAIAVGFGITSEGATINQNQSLNHVSLLVLTTGECSTAFPLIAQPSNICTSGLGTVGFCDGDTGGPLILVRDNKHILIGVSSFRSSLGCESNRSNVYSRVTSFMGFINQHIL encoded by the exons ATGCAGACCCTCGTCTTATTTCTGTGCGGGTTATTTGTATTCGTGGAAAATGCTGTGCCATTTTCAGAACAAAATGCAGCTTTTGGATACATAAAGAATATTGGGATCCCGTTGGCCGAGAAAATTCGAAAAGCGGAGGAATCTTCGAGGATTATTGGAGGTGTACCTGCGGCACTAGGACAATATCCTTACCAG GCTGGACTTTTGGGAGAAATCGTTGTAGATGGAGGTACCGCAAACAGCGTTTGTGGAGGAACCCTCGTGTCTGCCAGTCGCATCCTCACGGCTGCCCACTGCTGGTTTGATGGAGTGCATCAGGCTTGGCGTTTAACCGTAGTGCTTGGTTCAGTACGTTTGTTCAGTGGTGGCACCAGAGTTCAGACCAGCGCAGTGGCTGTCCACCCTAACTGGAACCCTGGCCTTATACGTAATGACCTGGCTGTAGTTTACTTATCTGGTCCAGTTGCTCTTTCAG GCACCATTTCTCCGATATCTTTACCAAGTGGCAGTGAGTTGTTTGAGTCTTTCGCTGGTACACGGGCAATTGCTGTTGGATTTGGAATAACCAGCGAAG gtgCTACTATTAATCAGAATCAAAGTTTGAATCACGTGAGCTTGTTAGTGCTTACGACTGGCGAATGCTCTACAGCATTCCCTCTCATTGCCCAACCTTCCAACATATGTACCAGCGGTCTTGGAACTGTGGGCTTCTGCGATGGCGACACTGGCGGTCCGCTCATCCTTGTAAGAGACAACAAACACATTTTG ATTGGTGTGTCATCTTTCCGTTCGAGTTTAGGCTGTGAAAGTAATCGCTCGAATGTTTACTCTCGCGTCACATCGTTCATGGGCTTCATAAATCaacacatattataa
- the LOC113495900 gene encoding transmembrane protease serine 9-like, producing MIAPVLISTTMKAFIVLALFGVAGLAQADVAVDALDSTNTAYGYIRNHGIPEAERIRAAEEKYLEQTRIVGGVPAGAGQYPYQAGLLLSIIGLDGLGVCGGSLISNNRVLTAAHCWFDGVTQSWKITVVLGSSTLFTGGQRLETSVVATHPNWNPLLIRNDVAIIYLPNAVQFSNLISPISLPSGALLSENFAGESAIASGFGRTSDTASITNNQFLSHVNLNVITNSVCSFAFPLILDASHICTSGIGGVGTCGGDSGGPLVITRDNNRYLIGVTSFGSALGCTAGLPAAFSRVTSHIDFIQQHISNYESSTSTCTLVIINIIMKVFILFALAAVAYGNAVPSIPNTAYGYIQNYAIPRAEAIRKAEEQSVRIVGGSPSELGQFPYQAGLLATYENVQGTGVCGGSLISEDRVLTAAHCWYDGTNQANQFTVVLGSVFLFSGGVRQETRQVVVHPAWSPLLIRNDVAIIYLPAKVSFSETISPVALPADDEESLFVNAQAVASGFGITSDGSGISGAQVLSHVNLQVISNNVCSFAFPLIIQDSNICTSGIGGTSTCRGDSGGPLVVDQDGTPTLIGITSFGSALGCQINFPAAFARVTSFLTFIKSHL from the exons ATGATTGCACCAGTTTTAATTAGCACCACCATGAAGGCGTTCATCGTTTTAGCACTTTTCGGCGTGGCAGGCTTGGCCCAAGCCGATGTTGCGGTGGACGCGTTAGACTCTACGAACACGGCCTATGGATACATCAGAAACCACGGTATCCCCGAAGCGGAGAGGATTCGCGCGGCTGAGGAAAAGTACCTCGAGCAGACAAGGATCGTTGGCGGAGTCCCCGCTGGTGCTGGACAGTACCCTTACCAG GCTGGACTTCTGCTGTCAATTATTGGTTTAGACGGTCTTGGTGTTTGCGGTGGTTCCCTCATTAGCAACAACAGAGTCCTCACAGCAGCCCACTGTTGGTTCGACGGTGTGACTCAATCATGGAAGATTACTGTTGTCCTTGGTTCCTCTACACTGTTCACTGGTGGACAACGACTTGAAACCAGTGTGGTTGCTACCCACCCTAACTGGAACCCCCTGCTGATTCGTAATGACGTCGCCATCATCTACTTACCAAACGCAGTCCAATTTAGCA ACCTCATCTCTCCTATTTCTCTGCCTTCTGGAGCTCTTCTATCTGAAAACTTCGCCGGTGAATCAGCCATCGCTTCAGGATTCGGAAGAACGAGTGACA CCGCTTCAATCACCAACAATCAGTTCCTGAGCCACGTGAACTTGAACGTGATCACCAACAGCGTCTGCTCCTTTGCCTTCCCCCTGATCTTGGACGCCAGCCACATCTGCACCAGCGGTATCGGTGGTGTTGGTACCTGTGGCGGAGACTCCGGCGGCCCCCTCGTTATCACAAGGGACAACAACAGATACTTG ATTGGTGTGACATCTTTCGGATCAGCCTTAGGATGTACTGCCGGTCTTCCCGCAGCGTTCTCAAGAGTCACCTCCCACATCGACTTCATCCAGCAGCACATTAGTAAT tatgaatCTAGCACTAGTACTTGTACTTTGGTAATCATCAATATCATAATGAAGGTGTTTATTCTGTTCGCTTTGGCAGCCGTTGCTTACGGCAACGCTGTACCATCAATCCCCAACACCGCATATGGATACATCCAGAACTATGCTATCCCACGCGCTGAAGCTATCCGGAAGGCCGAGGAACAGAGTGTACGAATCGTCGGCGGTTCACCTTCTGAACTTGGTCAATTCCCTTACCAG gCTGGTCTTCTGGCTACCTACGAGAACGTCCAAGGAACAGGTGTGTGCGGAGGTTCCCTGATCAGCGAAGACAGAGTTCTTACTGCCGCTCACTGCTGGTATGATGGTACAAACCAAGCAAACCAGTTTACAGTTGTCCTTGGCTCCGTATTCCTATTCTCCGGTGGTGTTCGCCAGGAAACGCGCCAAGTTGTTGTTCACCCCGCTTGGTCGCCTCTGCTCATCCGTAACGACGTTGCCATCATTTACCTGCCTGCCAAAGTCTCGTTCTCAG aaacCATTTCTCCTGTTGCTCTGCCTGCTGATGATGAAGAAAGTTTATTCGTCAACGCTCAAGCTGTCGCTTCCGGTTTTGGAATCACCAGTGACG GCTCTGGCATCAGCGGCGCTCAAGTCCTGAGTCACGTCAACCTGCAGGTCATCAGTAACAACGTTTGCTCGTTTGCCTTCCCATTGATCATTCAAGACTCCAACATCTGCACCAGCGGCATTGGAGGCACCAGCACCTGCAGAGGCGACTCTGGCGGTCCCCTTGTGGTTGACCAGGACGGCACTCCTACTCTG atcgGTATCACCTCTTTCGGTTCTGCTTTGGGATGCCAAATTAACTTCCCTGCTGCCTTCGCCCGCGTCACATCCTTCTTGACTTTCATCAAGAGCCACCTGTAA